The proteins below are encoded in one region of Apium graveolens cultivar Ventura chromosome 4, ASM990537v1, whole genome shotgun sequence:
- the LOC141719051 gene encoding secreted RxLR effector protein 161-like, with protein MDKAHPLTTPMVVQSLEVEKDPFYPRKQDEKALGPEVPYLSAIGALMYLTNNTRPDIAFAVNLLARFSSDPNKRHWDGIKHIFRYLRGIINIGLFFPNNSRSRLVGYADVGYMSDPHFERSQTGYLFTYCDTAISWKSTKQTMAATSSNHS; from the coding sequence ATGGACAAAGCTCATCCACTTACCACACCAATGGTTGTTCAATCACTTGAGGTTGAAAAGGATCCTTTCTATCCTAGAAAACAAGATGAAAAGGCTCTTGGACCTGAAGTTCCATATCTCAGTGCAATTGGTGCTCTCATGTATCTTACAAACAACACACGACCTGATATTGCATTTGCAGTGAACCTGTTGGCAAGATTTAGTTCTGACCCAAATAAAAGGCATTGGGATggaatcaaacatatatttagaTATCTTCGAGGGATAATCAATATTGGACTATTCTTCCCAAACAATTCAAGATCACGGCTAGTTGGATATGCAGATGTTGGATATATGTCAGATCCTCACTTTGAGCGATCACAAACAGGTTACCTATTTACATATTGTGATACTGCTATCTCTTGGAAGTCTACAAAACAGACTATGGCTGCAACTTCATCAAACCACTCATAG